A single Hippocampus zosterae strain Florida chromosome 17, ASM2543408v3, whole genome shotgun sequence DNA region contains:
- the ep300b gene encoding histone acetyltransferase p300 isoform X4, with the protein MADNVLESGPPSAKRPKLSSPALSVSASDGNDFGSLFDLEHDLPDELISSSDLGLTNGGDINQLHTSLGGIGVGGQDAAAKHKQLSELLRTGGPSQQGGPTSNSTGPGASMGRLGGVSISPGAPQGMPPQGQQQQTGLMQQVGMVGGVASLNRATAMMGAQRASNGQQQQGLMAGHVMNGSSRMGYPASAGMGNSSNLLAETLQQQQQAAQQMGAGGQPGIRPQQAGALNKMNMIANAGPYGGPFGQSAGQGLPGAGLSPQLQNKAAMANNMASQLNMEKKVPTGQGMPGMMPQQQQQQQQQPPGIGGAAAAAAGAAQVGLGAAGAGPCTAPPTADPEKRKLIQQQLVLLLHAHKCQRREQANGEVRQCNLPHCRTMKNVLNHMTHCQAGKSCQVAHCASSRQIISHWKNCTRHDCPVCLPLKNAGDKRNQQSLVSSAGLALVNSLGSGVPGGQSNTPNLNPPNQIDPSSIERAYAALGLTYQGNQMQPQPPQANMPNQGMQGQAAMRNLNVMGGNSMGVNGGVQPPNHQASLLPDAMLQNSLNAQSLVNDGVGNLGSMPTAAPPSAAMRKSWHEDITQDLRNHLVHKLVQAIFPTPDPAALKDRRMENLVAYARKVEGDMYESANSRAEYYHLLAEKIYKIQKELEEKRRTRLQKQGMMPGQPGLASSGLASSALASSGFPQGPLGLGQPPMAPGQPPNGPHADPSMIRAGGPNQMANRMQSPAGMNQFGSMGMQSMGQRSTPPLSLSAPMNQMAMGSARMGQPNATQLQNQYLPPGQFPGTSPGLGSGPVGVNQPGSQASVPLNQMSTPPSLPAGSPSAQSATPAPSSAASCGPMGTSGVCGTGPLPNLPPSSASNQPNAFPHCPPMRTNSPSPARSLTPQPHQTTPALPRSQTPRPPTPSTPQLPPQNQQQASQPQQHPSGQVGSSEKAHQLPPQTLGGAATSAPQPAQASLVPIQNAHVPLQLPPTPLSPKLPVTTDGQVSSPASVSSSTDPSSQLAPQEGPAPVQEDIKMDLKKQEEEEEEGDETQGDGKSLGKTGKVEPDDKAEEKLEIKKENSSQDGCKAEAMETSSSSASSSVEIGEDKKPEVKKEPKEQDEASAGSPASTQSKKKIFKPEELRQALMPTLEALYRQDPESLPFRQPVDPQLLGIPVRIRTSNKTNLDYFDIVKNPMDLSTIKRKLDTGQYQEPWQYVEDIWLMFNNAWLYNRKTSRVYKYCSKLAEVFETEIDPVMQSLGYCCGRKFEFSPQTLCCYGKQLCTIQRDAAYFSYQNSSPKYGLLADRYHFCEKCFNEIQGESVSLGDDPSQPQTSINKDQFQRKKNDTLDPELLVECGDCGRKMHQICVLHNETIWPSGFVCDNCLKMANKTRKENKYAAKRLPQTKLGSYLESRVNDYIKRQNHPEAGEVTIRVVHVSDKVVEVKPGMKSRFVDSGEMSESFPYRMKALFAFEDVDGADVCFFGMHVQEYGSDCPPPNQRRVYISYLDSVHFFKPRHLRTAVYHEILLGYLEYAKRLGFTTGHIWACPPSEGDDYIFHCHPPDQKIPKPKRLQEWYKRMLDKAVSERIVHDYKDIFKQATEDRLTSAKELPYFEGDFWPNVLEESIKELEQEEEERKREENSTCNESTDATKGDSKNAKKKNNKKTSKNKSSMSRANKKKPGMPNVSNDLSQKLYATMEKHKEVFFVIRLIAGPTANSLPPITDPDPLMACDLMDGRDAFLTLARDKHLEFSSLRRSMWSSMCMLVELHNQSQDRFVYTCNECKHHVETRFHCTVCEDYDLCITCYNVKGHEHKMDKLGLGLDDDSNNQAAASTQSPGDSRRLSIQRCIQSLVHACQCRNANCSLPSCQKMKRVVQHTKSCKRKTNGGCPICKQLIALCCYHAKHCQENKCPVPFCLNIKQKLRQQQLQHRLQQAQMLRRRMASMQRAGQPAGGQPGGPAMGLPSPGANGVAAPTTPTSVGTQPPTPQTPTPTAPAVPQPGSAQQVPQAGAVPPQHHQFQQMPGGGGAGGVMNSPQHQHQMAQQQSAAGSNHQQLHQHPANMPAFASRPPGSSPIHQSQGKPTLGSATPPRQQPNCPVMGGNIGGQPPNQPQGQPALPQQQPSGPPPAAVEIAMKIQRVADAQRKMALQRQAAAGLLPPHPHHQQGQGQQMAMGHPGTGGAVGPQGMPPPNQAAMQSARAHMEQQQQQQQQNAAAGMMVGAGGPMLQHQQQQQQGNIPQGQIPSQVQLQQQRMGAPLQNPQQQQWAGQGVAPQQRQTMMNQMGHQVLMVAQQQQQQQQQQQQQMQQQQQQAQSHTAMMTMAQQQQQQQQQQQQQQQPQGVAGAVLPGAAGAGSNITQAALQDLLRTLRSPSSPLQQQQVLNILRSNPQLMAAFIKQRASKYKGGPGATGGPVGNVMAGGGPQVNMNAAGAGQSAMHMGSQGGANMAAMAQLQQQQMQQQQIQQQRPLLGGLQQQQVAALQQQQQQQQQAGGRGLQGQGSQMANLNNPQFRELLMRRHLQQQQQQQQQQQMGLNHGQFQQPQPPQGQGYMGQPGMQPPPVGQGPPGGPQQPGGPLGQQGPGYPGSAQQQVAAALQQRLQHQHHLQMQQQQQNAMAGLPGGDSGSGGGGGGVGPPQAPQGPQTSQNGPPPSQALLQQALHQRLLQQQQQHLGAGGSPAQHSNPMSPQQPPQMAQSPHPHLQGQTLPTSLANQVRSPQPSPRPQSQPPHSSPSPRMQPQPSPHHISPQMQTGSPHPGHLNQHHPGMVVPQQQQQQQPPSSQQQQQQQSSLEQFGSEQSAMLSQLSGMAALHGQGGNGQDPLGQNITHNPLDIM; encoded by the exons ATGGCCGATAATGTCCTGGAGTCCGGCCCGCCTTCAGCAAAGAGGCCAAAGCTGTCCTCTCCAGCGCTCTCCGTGTCTGCAAGTGATGGAAACG ATTTTGGTTCACTCTTTGACCTCGAGCATGACCTCCCAGACGAACTCATCAGCTCGTCAGACCTGGGGCTGACCAATGGAGGGGACATCAACCAACTCCATACTAGTCTCGGCGGAATTGGGGTGGGAGGCCAGGATGCTGctgcaaaacacaaacagttgTCTGAACTTTTGCGTACTGGCGGACCATCGCAGCAAGGCGGCCCCACTTCCAACAGTACCGGACCAGGGGCTTCCATGGGCAGACTGGGAGGTGTCAGCATCTCCCCTGGTGCACCTCAGGGCATGCCTCCCCAGGGCCAGCAGCAACAAACCGGACTAATGCAGCAAGTTGGGATGGTCGGAGGGGTGGCATCGCTGAATCGGGCAACTGCTATGATGGGTGCCCAGAGAGCCAGCAATGGACAGCAACAGCAAGGCCTGATGGCGGGTCACGTGATGAACGGCTCGTCAAGAATGGGTTACCCCGCCAGTGCAGGCATGGGTAACAGCAGTAATCTTTTAGCCGAAACgctacagcagcagcagcaggccgcTCAGCAAATGGGTGCCGGTGGTCAGCCAGGGATACGACCGCAGCAAGCGGGAGCACTGAACAAG ATGAACATGATTGCCAATGCGGGCCCCTATGGTGGTCCGTTTGGTCAGTCTGCTGGCCAGGGCCTGCCTGGAGCAGGGCTGAGCCCACAACTCCAGAATAAGGCCGCAATGGCCAACAATATGGCCAGCCAGTTGAACATGGAAAAGAAGGTGCCGACGGGTCAAGGCATGCCTGGAATG AtgcctcagcagcagcagcagcagcagcagcaaccccCAGGCATCGGCGGagctgctgcggcggcggcgggagcaGCTCAGGTGGGACTGGGCGCCGCGGGGGCTGGTCCCTGCACGGCGCCCCCTACAGCAGACCCGGAGAAGCGGAAGCTTATTCAACAGCAGCTGGTCCTCCTGCTCCACGCGCACAAGTGCCAGCGAAGGGAGCAAGCCAATGGGGAAGTGAGGCAGTGCAACCTTCCTCACTGTCGCACCATGAAGAACGTCCTCAACCACATGACTCATTGCCAAGCTGGCAAATCCTGCCAGG TGGCGCATTGTGCCTCATCGAGACAGATCATCTCGCATTGGAAGAATTGCACGAGACATGACTGTCCTGTGTGCCTGCCTTTGAAAAACGCCGGAGACAAGAGGAACCAGCAAT CTCTTGTCAGTAGTGCGGGGCTGGCTTTGGTGAACTCTTTAGGTTCAGGAGTACCGGGTGGCCAGTCCAATACTCCAAATCTGAACCCACCAAATCAAATCGACCCCAGCTCCATCGAGAGGGCCTACGCCGCGCTTGGTCTGACCTACCAGGGCAACCAGATGCAACCGCAGCCGCCCCAGGCCAACATGCCGAACCAGGGGATGCAGGGGCAAGCCGCCATGCGGAATCTGAATGTCATGG GAGGAAACTCGATGGGAGTGAATGGTGGAGTGCAGCCCCCCAACCATCAGGCGTCCCTGCTACCAGATGCTATGTTGCAAAATAGTCTAAACGCGCAGAG TTTGGTCAACGATGGTGTGGGGAACTTGGGATCCATGCCCACTGCAGCTCCTCCCTCGGCAGCCATGAGGAAGTCTTGGCATGAAGACATCACGCAAGACCTGCGCAACCACCTCGTGCACAAGCT TGTGCAAGCCATCTTTCCCACTCCTGACCCAGCTGCTCTGAAGGACCGGCGAATGGAAAATCTGGTGGCGTACGCTCGAAAAGTAGAGGGGGACATGTATGAGTCGGCCAACAGTCGG GCGGAGTACTACCACCTTCTGGCAGAAAAGATCTACAAGATCCAAAAGGAGCTTGAGGAGAAGAGGAGGACGCGTCTCCAAAAGCAGGGAATGATGCCGGGGCAACCTGGCTTGGCGTCTTCGGGCTTGGCGTCCTCGGCTTTGGCCTCTTCGGGCTTCCCGCAGGGGCCACTCGGCCTGGGTCAGCCCCCCATGGCCCCGGGGCAACCTCCAA ATGGTCCTCACGCTGATCCGTCCATGATCCGAGCCGGAGGACCAAATCAGATGGCCAATAGGATGCAGAGCCCAGCAG GAATGAACCAGTTTGGCTCGATGGGGATGCAGTCAATGGGTCAAAGGTCGACACCTCCGCTTTCACTCAGTGCTCCGATGAACCAG ATGGCTATGGGGTCAGCAAGGATGGGTCAACCAAATGCCACACAGCTACAGAACCAGTACCTCCCACCAGGCCAATTTCCCGGGACCAGTCCAGGTCTTGGTTCTGGTCCCGTTGGTGTGAACCAGCCAGGATCACAGGCTTCTGTGCCGCTG AACCAGATGTCAACCCCACCGTCACTACCAGCCGGCAGCCCTTCGGCTCAGTCCGCCACCCCCGCCCCGAGCTCGGCGGCCTCCTGTGGCCCAATGGGAACGAGCGGTGTCTGCGGTACAGGCCCGCTGCCCAACTTGCCTCCGTCCTCCGCGTCCAACCAGCCCAACGCATTTCCTCACTGCCCGCCCATGCGAACAAACTCTCCTTCACCAGCACGCAGCTTAACGCCTCAACCTCATCAGACAACTCCCGCGTTACCTCGTTCTCAGACGCCGCGCCCGCCCACCCCCAGCACGCCCCAGCTGCCTCCTCAGAATCAACAGCAAGCGTCTCAGCCGCAGCAACACCCGTCGGGGCAGGTGGGGAGCTCCGAGAAGGCTCATCAGCTTCCGCCGCAGACTCTTGGGGGTGCCGCTACCTCAGCCCCCCAGCCAGCTCAGGCTTCTTTGGTGCCTATTCAAAATGCACACGTGCCACTACAGCTGCCACCAACTCCA CTGTCTCCTAAGCTTCCTGTCACAACGGATGGTCAGGTGTCTTCACCAGCCTCGGTCAGCAGCAGCACTGATCCAAGTTCCCAGCTCGCCCCGCAGGAAGGTCCCGCTCCCGTCCAAGAGGATATCAAAATGGATCTGAAAaaacaggaagaagaagaggaagaaggagaTGAAACCCAAGGAGACGGCAAATCTCTGGGGAAGACGGGCAAAGTCGAGCCTGACGATAAAGCCGAGGAGAAGCTCGAG ATCAAGAAAGAGAACTCCTCCCAAGACGGATGCAAAGCAGAGGCCATGGAGACCTCGTCATCCTCTGCGTCTTCGTCGGTGGAAATTGGAGAAGATAAGAAGCCGGAGGTGAAAAAAGAGCCCAAAGAGCAAGACGAGGCATCTGCGGGCTCCCCGGCCAGCACTCAGAGCAAGAAGAAAA TTTTCAAGCCTGAGGAGCTGCGTCAGGCTCTGATGCCCACCTTGGAGGCTTTGTACCGGCAGGACCCCGAGTCCCTCCCCTTCCGTCAGCCGGTGGACCCCCAGTTACTGGGAATACCCGTACGTATTCGAACTAGTAACAAAACTAACCTG GATTACTTTGACATCGTGAAGAACCCCATGGACCTGTCAACCATCAAGCGCAAACTGGACACCGGACAGTACCAAGAGCCGTGGCAGTACGTGGAAGATATCTGGCTGATGTTCAACAATGCCTGGTTGTACAACCGCAAGACCTCCCGCGTCTACAAGTACTGCTCCAAACTGGCTGAGGTGTTTGAGACCGAGATCGATCCCGTCATGCAGAGCCTCGGATATTGCTGTGGAAGGAAG TTTGAGTTTTCCCCCCAAACGCTGTGCTGCTACGGAAAACAGTTATGCACGATCCAACGCGATGCTGCTTATTTTAGCTACCAGAACAG TTCACCAAAATATGGGCTTCTTGCTGACAGGTACCACTTCTGTGAGAAGTGTTTCAACGAAATCCAGGGCGAGAGTGTCTCCCTGGGCGACGACCCCTCCCAGCCCCAGAC GTCCATCAACAAAGACCAATTCCAGCGAAAGAAGAATGACACTCTTGACCCCGAGTT GCTTGTGGAATGCGGCGACTGCGGTCGTAAAATGCACCAGATCTGCGTCCTGCATAATGAAACCATTTGGCCTTCAGG ATTTGTCTGCGACAACTGCCTCAAGATGGCCAATAAGACACGGAAAGAGAACAAATATGCAGCTAAAA gGCTTCCTCAGACCAAGCTGGGGAGCTATTTGGAGTCGCGAGTCAATGACTACATCAAACGGCAGAACCACCCTGAGGCCGGCGAGGTCACCATCCGTGTGGTCCACGTCTCCGACAAGGTGGTGGAGGTCAAACCGGGCATGAAGTCCAG GTTTGTGGACAGCGGGGAGATGTCAGAGTCTTTCCCGTACAGGATGAAAGCCTTATTTGCATTCGAGGACGTCGACGGAGCGGATGTGTGTTTTTTCGGAATGCATGTCCAAGAGTACGGCTCTGACTGCCCACCTCCCAACCAGAGACGAGTGTATATCTCCTACCTGGACAGCGTTCACTTTTTCAAACCCCGACACCTCAGGACCGCCGTCTATCATGAGATCTTGCTTGGTTACCTGGAATATGCAAAGAGGCTCGG gttTACAACAGGCCATATATGGGCGTGTCCTCCAAGCGAGGGCGATGATTACATCTTCCATTGCCACCCACCGGACCAGAAGATCCCCAAACCAAAAAGGCTGCAGGAGTGGTACAAGAGGATGCTGGACAAGGCGGTGTCCGAGCGCATAGTTCACGACTACAAG GACATCTTTAAACAGGCAACGGAGGACCGCCTGACCAGCGCCAAGGAGCTGCCGTACTTCGAGGGGGACTTCTGGCCCAACGTCCTGGAGGAGAGTATCAAAGAgctggagcaggaggaggaggaaaggaagAGGGAGGAGAACAGTACCTGCAACGAGAGTACCGAC GCCACGAAAGGCGACAGCAAGAACGCCAAAAAGAAGAACAATAAAAAGACGAGCAAGAACAAGAGCAGCATGAGCCGAGCCAACAAGAAGAAGCCGGGAATGCCCAACGTGTCCAACGACCTGTCCCAGAAACTCTACGCCACCATGGAGAAACATAAGGAG GTCTTCTTCGTCATCCGGCTCATCGCCGGCCCGACGGCCAACTCGCTGCCCCCCATCACGGACCCCGACCCCCTGATGGCCTGCGACCTGATGGACGGCCGCGACGCCTTCCTGACGCTGGCGAGGGACAAGCATCTGGAGTTCAGTTCTCTCAGGCGATCCATGTGGAGTTCCATGTGTATGTTGGTGGAGCTCCACAACCAGAGCCAGGACCGTTTCGTCTACACTTGCAACGAGTGTAAACACCACGTGGAGACGCGCTTCCACTGCACCGTTTGTGAG GACTATGACTTGTGCATCACCTGCTATAACGTCAAAGGCCACGAGCACAAAATGGACAAGCTGGGACTCGGACTGGATGACGACAGCAACAACCAGGCGGCGGCGTCCACCCAGAGTCCGGGAGACTCTCGGCGCCTGAGCATCCAGCGCTGCATCCAGTCGCTGGTCCACGCGTGCCAGTGCCGCAACGCCAACTGCTCGCTGCCGTCGTGCCAGAAGATGAAACGTGTGGTTCAGCACACCAAAAGCTGCAAGCGCAAGACCAACGGCGGCTGTCCCATTTGCAAACAGCTCATCGCGCTGTGCTGCTACCACGCCAAACACTGCCAGGAGAACAAATGTCCCGTGCCCTTCTGCCTCAACATCAAGCAAAAGCTGCGGCAGCAGCAACTCCAGCATCGGCTCCAACAGGCGCAGATGTTAAGGCGCAGGATGGCCAGCATGCAGAGGGCGGGGCAGCCCGCCGGGGGTCAACCGGGAGGGCCCGCCATGGGACTGCCGTCGCCGGGCGCCAATGGCGTCGCCGCGCCCACTACGCCCACATCCGTCGGGACTCAACCTCCGACTCCTCAGACGCCAACTCCGACCGCGCCCGCCGTCCCGCAACCGGGATCGGCTCAACAAGTTCCTCAAGCGGGCGCCGTGCCGCCGCAGCACCACCAGTTTCAGCAGATGCCCGGTGGAGGAGGCGCCGGGGGCGTAATGAACTCCCCCCAACATCAGCACCAGATGGCGCAGCAGCAAAGCGCAGCAGGAAGCAACCATCAGCAACTCCACCAGCACCCCGCTAACATGCCCGCGTTTGCGAGCAGGCCGCCCGGCTCTTCCCCGATCCACCAATCCCAGGGAAAACCAACTCTGGGATCGGCGACCCCGCCTCGGCAACAACCCAATTGCCCCGTCATGGGTGGAAATATCGGGGGTCAACCTCCCAACCAGCCCCAAGGCCAACCCGCCCTTCCACAGCAGCAGCCTTCCGGCCCTCCGCCGGCCGCGGTCGAAATCGCGATGAAGATCCAGAGGGTGGCCGACGCCCAGAGGAAGATGGCGCTCCAGAGACAGGCGGCCGCGGGCCTGctgccccctcacccccatcaTCAACAGGGGCAAGGTCAGCAGATGGCTATGGGGCACCCGGGGACCGGAGGGGCGGTGGGACCCCAGGGCATGCCGCCACCAAACCAAGCTGCAATGCAATCAGCTCGGGCTCAcatggagcagcagcagcagcagcagcagcagaacgcTGCGGCGGGGATGATGGTTGGCGCCGGCGGGCCCATGCTACAGCatcagcaacagcaacagcaagggAACATTCCACAGGGACAGATCCCGTCTCAAGTTCAACTTCAACAGCAGAGGATGGGCGCCCCGCTTCAAAACCCGCAGCAACAGCAGTGGGCGGGCCAGGGCGTTGCACCCCAGCAAAGGCAGACCATGATGAACCAAATGGGCCATCAGGTGTTGATGGTagcacagcagcagcaacaacaacaacaacaacaacaacaacaaatgcagcagcagcaacagcaagctCAGAGCCATACCGCCATGATGACTATggcgcagcagcaacaacaacaacaacaacaacaacaacagcagcagcagccacaaGGTGTCGCTGGTGCAGTGCTTCCAGGAGCCGCCGGTGCAGGTAGTAACATCACCCAGGCCGCCCTGCAGGATCTTTTACGCACTCTGCGCTCGCCCAGCTCGCCGCTCCAGCAGCAGCAAGTCCTCAACATCCTGCGCTCCAATCCCCAACTCATGGCCGCGTTTATCAAACAGAGGGCCTCAAAGTACAAGGGAGGTCCCGGAGCCACCGGCGGGCCTGTCGGGAATGTTATGGCGGGCGGTGGGCCACAGGTGAACATGAACGCAGCCGGCGCGGGCCAGTCGGCGATGCACATGGGAAGCCAAGGAGGGGCGAACATGGCCGCCATGGCTCAGCTGCAGCAACAACAGATGCAACAGCAGCAAATTCAACAACAGAGACCGCTGCTAGGCGGCTTACAGCAGCAGCAAGTTGCAgctctccagcagcagcagcagcagcagcagcaagccgGCGGAAGAGGACTGCAGGGGCAGGGGTCGCAAATGGCCAATCTGAACAATCCCCAATTTCGAGAGCTGCTCATGAGGAGACatcttcagcagcagcagcagcaacagcagcaacagcaaatggGCCTCAATCACGGTCAGTTTCAGCAGCCCCAACCTCCCCAGGGCCAGGGTTACATGGGCCAGCCTGGGATGCAGCCACCCCCAGTGGGACAGGGCCCCCCGGGAGGTCCTCAGCAACCTGGGGGTCCCCTCGGCCAGCAGGGTCCGGGTTACCCCGGCTCGGCCCAGCAACAGGTCGCGGCCGCGCTCCAGCAGCGGCTCCAGCACCAACACCACCTTcagatgcagcagcagcagcagaacgcCATGGCCGGCCTACCCGGGGGCGATTCGGGgtccggcggcggcggtggtggcgtGGGACCGCCGCAGGCGCCCCAGGGCCCTCAGACCAGCCAAAACGGGCCCCCGCCTTCTCAGGCCCTCCTTCAGCAGGCCCTCCACCAGAGACTgctgcaacagcagcagcaacatctCGGCGCCGGGGGCTCGCCGGCGCAGCACAGCAATCCCATGAGCCCGCAGCAGCCCCCCCAGATGGCCCAgtctccccacccccacttgCAAGGCCAGACGCTGCCCACCTCCCTGGCCAACCAGGTGCGCTCCCCCCAGCCTTCCCCCAGACCCCAGTCGCAGCCGCCGCACTCGAGCCCGTCGCCGCGCATGCAGCCGCAGCCGTCCCCTCATCACATATCGCCCCAGATGCAGACGGGCTCCCCCCACCCGGGCCATCTCAACCAGCACCACCCAGGCATGGTGGtcccacagcagcagcagcagcagcagccgccttcgtcccagcagcagcagcagcaacagagcTCCCTGGAACAGTTTGGCTCGGAGCAGAGTGCCATGTTATCGCAGCTGAGTGGCATGGCGGCTCTGCATGGGCAGGGGGGCAACGGCCAGGACCCGCTGGGCCAGAACATCACTCACAACCCTTTAGACATCATGTAG